One genomic window of Cheilinus undulatus linkage group 7, ASM1832078v1, whole genome shotgun sequence includes the following:
- the LOC121512605 gene encoding histamine H3 receptor produces MGENLPEANSSGNLTPAVSEAGSALPGYLVVILSVLMVTLVVVVVAGNALVIMAFIVDKTLRTQSNYFFLNLAISDFLVGAFCIPVYIPYNLTGRWMLGKGLCKVWLVMDYLLCSASVFNIVLISYDRFLSVTRAVKYRAQRNMSRQAVLKMVAVWVLAFLLYGPAIIFWETIRGQSVVPAHECYAEFYFTWYFLLSASTFEFFTPFVSVAFFNLSIYLNIHRRNKTLGALHEDEVKVQRISKKHKDGTGWSVFFVKTRKVSCSEPTAISPVIEDEDVASSSGDPTTSQVLMQREKLSPNRKNSRLFQHSASCMAPRCRTQGSRLTRDKKIAKSLAIIVCIFGVCWAPYTLLMIIRAACSGKCVPNYWYEITFWLLWLNSAINPFLYPLCHSSFRRAFSKILCPKRQSVQPQMEAQSC; encoded by the exons ATGGGCGAGAATCTTCCAGAGGCTAACTCCAGCGGCAACTTGACCCCCGCGGTGTCCGAGGCTGGGAGCGCGCTCCCGGGCTACCTGGTGGTGATCCTCTCGGTCCTCATGGTGACTCTGGTCGTCGTGGTGGTTGCTGGGAACGCGCTGGTCATCATGGCTTTTATTGTGGATAAAACCCTGAGGACCCAGAGCAACTACTTCTTCCTGAACCTGGCCATATCGGATTTCCTCGTGG GGGCGTTTTGCATCCCCGTGTACATCCCGTACAACCTGACGGGCCGCTGGATGCTGGGTAAGGGTCTCTGCAAGGTGTGGCTGGTCATGGATTACCTGCTCTGCTCCGCCTCCGTCTTCAACATCGTCCTCATCAGCTATGACCGCTTCCTGTCAGTCACACGAGCA gtTAAGTACCGAGCTCAGAGGAACATGTCCCGCCAGGCTGTATTAAAGATGGTGGCTGTGTGGGTGCTGGCCTTCCTGCTCTACGGCCCCGCCATTATCTTCTGGGAGACGATCAGAGGTCAGAGTGTCGTCCCTGCCCACGAGTGCTATGCTGAGTTTTATTTCACCTGGTACTTTCTGCTCAGTGCCTCTACCTTCGAGTTCTTCACGCCGTTTGTGTCTGTGGCATTTTTCAACCTCAGCATTTACCTGAACATCCACCGCAGGAACAAAACCTTAGGAGCCCTTCACGAGGACGAGGTGAAGGTCCAGAGGATCAGTAAGAAGCACAAAGACGGCACCGGCTGGTCCGTGTTTTTCGTCAAGACTCGGAAAGTGTCGTGCAGCGAGCCGACAGCGATCTCACCGGTCATCGAGGACGAGGACGTGGCGTCCTCCAGCGGGGACCCAACCACCAGTCAGGTCCTCATGCAGAGGGAGAAGCTGTCTCCCAACAGGAAGAACTCCAGACTGTTTCAGCACTCGGCTTCCTGCATGGCACCCAGATGCAGGACGCAGGGGTCGCGCCTTACCCGGGACAAAAAGATAGCCAAATCTCTGGCCATCATCGTGTGTATTTTTGGGGTTTGTTGGGCTCCCTACACTCTGCTGATGATCATTCGGGCTGCCTGCAGCGGTAAATGTGTGCCAAACTACTGGTACGAGATTACATTCTGGCTCCTGTGGCTGAACTCGGCCATCAACCCGTTCTTGTATCCGCTGTGCCACAGCAGCTTCCGAAGGGCTTTCTCTAAAATCCTGTGTCCGAAGAGACAATCAGTGCAGCCTCAGATGGAGGCTCAGTCCTGCTAG